One genomic segment of Bacteroidota bacterium includes these proteins:
- a CDS encoding exopolyphosphatase: protein MKFAAIDIGSNAIRLLFENVYETDNGPVFYKDEIVRVPLRLGEEAFTLGYFSKQKIDLLVKTMEAMRNLIEVHNVIAYRAVATSAMRDAANGAEVIAMIKNKTGINIEIISGDEESKFILQYPLQQSHLNPLGDYYYIDVGGGSTELAIISNGKLLHNKSFNIGTLRILNNQVTDDSWKEMMLWLQKNKTDLPDIAAIGVGGNINKVMKMYGKPGKMFITLAVLKHVASDLEKLTLTERMIELGLKPDRADVIIPALKIYINVLKWAGLDKIFIPKQGLSDGIISQLYSDYISSKEISERKKS, encoded by the coding sequence TTGAAATTTGCAGCAATAGATATCGGCAGTAATGCAATCAGATTATTATTTGAAAATGTTTATGAAACAGATAATGGCCCTGTATTTTATAAAGATGAAATAGTGCGAGTGCCATTAAGATTAGGCGAAGAAGCTTTTACCTTAGGGTATTTCAGCAAACAAAAAATTGATTTATTAGTAAAGACAATGGAGGCAATGCGCAATCTGATAGAAGTGCATAATGTAATTGCATATAGAGCAGTTGCCACATCTGCAATGCGTGATGCAGCAAATGGTGCGGAGGTGATTGCAATGATTAAAAATAAAACAGGAATTAATATTGAAATTATTTCTGGCGATGAAGAGTCTAAGTTTATTTTACAATATCCATTGCAACAATCACATTTAAATCCACTTGGCGATTATTATTATATTGATGTAGGTGGAGGAAGTACGGAGCTTGCAATTATTAGTAATGGAAAATTATTGCACAACAAATCATTTAATATCGGGACACTGCGTATTTTAAATAATCAGGTTACGGATGATAGTTGGAAAGAGATGATGCTATGGCTTCAAAAAAATAAGACAGATCTCCCGGATATTGCGGCAATAGGTGTTGGTGGAAATATTAATAAAGTGATGAAGATGTATGGTAAGCCGGGTAAAATGTTTATTACACTTGCCGTATTAAAACATGTTGCATCTGATCTTGAAAAATTAACTTTAACTGAACGCATGATTGAGTTAGGATTGAAACCGGATAGGGCAGATGTAATTATTCCTGCTCTAAAAATTTATATCAATGTGTTGAAATGGGCCGGGTTAGATAAAATATTTATTCCAAAACAAGGATTGAGTGATGGAATAATTTCACAGTTATATAGTGATTATATTTCTTCAAAAGAAATTTCGGAAAGAAAGAAGAGCTAA
- a CDS encoding response regulator transcription factor — MQFKILIVDDEPDVVEFIEYNLLKEDYEVHKAFNGKQGLLLAKEIKPDLILLDIMMPEVDGIEVCRELRAIPEFSQTLIAFLTARNEDFTQVQGFEVGADDYISKPVKPRILTSRIKALLRRKINVLEENGIQVFGDLKFDREKYLVYKNNIPINLAKKEFELFQLLTSKPGRVFTRYEIFSEIWGIDVIVGDRTIDVHIRKIREKIGDDFIKTIKGIGYKFDF; from the coding sequence ATGCAATTTAAAATTCTGATTGTAGATGATGAACCTGACGTAGTTGAATTTATTGAATACAATCTTTTGAAGGAAGATTATGAAGTGCATAAAGCATTTAACGGGAAGCAAGGTCTTCTTTTAGCAAAGGAAATAAAACCAGATTTAATTTTATTAGATATAATGATGCCCGAAGTTGATGGTATTGAAGTATGCAGAGAATTGCGGGCAATTCCTGAATTTAGCCAAACGCTGATAGCATTTCTTACAGCAAGAAACGAAGATTTTACTCAGGTACAAGGATTTGAGGTTGGTGCAGATGATTATATATCAAAACCTGTGAAGCCAAGGATTTTAACCAGCCGGATAAAAGCATTGTTGCGCAGGAAAATAAATGTACTTGAAGAAAATGGTATTCAAGTTTTTGGTGATCTTAAATTTGATAGAGAAAAGTATCTTGTTTATAAAAATAATATTCCTATTAATCTGGCAAAAAAAGAATTTGAATTGTTTCAATTGTTGACTTCTAAGCCGGGCAGAGTTTTTACTCGTTATGAAATATTCAGCGAAATTTGGGGTATTGATGTGATAGTTGGAGACAGAACTATTGATGTGCACATCAGAAAAATAA